The following proteins are encoded in a genomic region of Terriglobales bacterium:
- a CDS encoding FAD-binding protein, producing the protein MNEQRFNGKYELREHDVLIIGAGGAGLRAAIEALAQGASVGVICKSLLGKAHTVMAEGGVAAAMANVDPADNWRTHFRDTMSGGKLLNNWRMAQLHAQEAPDRVRELEQWGALFDRTEDGRILQRAFGGHTFKRLCHVGDRTGLEMIRTLQDRGVSLGFDVYMECTVTRLLKDGNRVAGAFAYWREQGRFIVFKAKSIVIATGGIGKAWRVTSNSWEYTGDGMALAYDAGAELMDMEFVQFHPTGMVWPPGVQGILVTEAVRGEGGILRNKLGERFMEKYDPQRMELSTRDVVARSIYTEVREGRGSEHGGAYLDISHKP; encoded by the coding sequence GTGAACGAACAACGATTCAACGGAAAATATGAACTGCGCGAGCATGATGTCCTGATCATCGGGGCTGGGGGCGCAGGATTGCGCGCCGCTATTGAAGCCCTGGCCCAGGGCGCGAGCGTGGGCGTGATCTGCAAATCGCTTCTCGGCAAAGCACACACCGTGATGGCTGAGGGCGGCGTGGCCGCGGCCATGGCCAACGTAGACCCGGCTGATAACTGGCGCACCCATTTCCGCGACACCATGAGCGGCGGCAAACTGCTGAACAACTGGCGCATGGCGCAACTGCACGCCCAGGAAGCTCCGGACCGCGTGCGCGAGCTAGAGCAGTGGGGAGCGCTTTTCGATCGCACCGAAGACGGCCGCATCCTGCAGCGGGCCTTCGGTGGGCATACTTTTAAGCGCCTTTGCCATGTTGGCGATCGCACTGGCCTCGAGATGATCCGCACCTTGCAGGACCGTGGCGTCTCGCTCGGCTTTGATGTCTACATGGAGTGCACAGTCACGCGCTTGCTCAAAGATGGCAACCGCGTCGCCGGCGCATTCGCTTACTGGCGCGAGCAAGGACGCTTCATCGTATTCAAGGCCAAATCCATCGTGATAGCCACGGGTGGCATCGGCAAGGCGTGGCGGGTCACATCCAATTCATGGGAGTACACCGGCGACGGCATGGCTCTGGCCTACGATGCCGGAGCCGAACTGATGGATATGGAGTTCGTCCAGTTTCATCCCACCGGCATGGTATGGCCTCCGGGCGTGCAAGGCATTCTGGTGACCGAAGCCGTGCGCGGCGAGGGCGGCATCCTGCGCAACAAGCTGGGTGAGCGCTTCATGGAAAAATACGATCCGCAGCGCATGGAGCTTTCCACCCGCGACGTAGTGGCAAGATCCATTTATACAGAGGTGCGCGAAGGGCGGGGAAGCGAGCACGGCGGCGCCTATCTCGATATCTCGCACAAGCC
- a CDS encoding carboxypeptidase-like regulatory domain-containing protein, producing the protein MAQTQPQTQPQSQSQQSPAVQAPGTNVPAGEQAPDQQLAGRISGTVVDGTGAVVVGARVTLLRPGQSPNDQSLNQEVLSGSDGQYSFANVVPGDFQIRIAATGFVTQTSSGILHSGEVYIAPRNPLVPAVHVEVQVGGSPAEIAEEQIKVQEKQRVLGFVPNFYVSYIPDAVPLNPKQKFELAWKTTIDPVNFALTGAVAGVEQADGRLRGYGQGAQGYGKRFGASYADSVTATFIGAAILPSLLKQDPRYFYRGTGSTRSRIWYAISRSVICKGDNQQWQPNYSGILGNLASGGISNLYYPKTDRGVALTFENALIRTGSTAVANLIQEFIIRKLTPHAPDADPTTLGDSSKFSAPSSREKQ; encoded by the coding sequence TTGGCTCAGACTCAGCCGCAGACTCAGCCGCAGTCCCAGTCGCAGCAGTCCCCTGCCGTACAAGCACCGGGAACAAATGTGCCCGCCGGCGAGCAGGCGCCTGATCAGCAATTAGCGGGACGCATCAGCGGAACCGTGGTTGACGGAACTGGGGCCGTTGTCGTCGGAGCCCGGGTGACACTTTTACGCCCGGGTCAATCGCCAAACGATCAATCCCTGAACCAGGAAGTGCTGTCGGGCAGCGATGGGCAATACTCCTTTGCCAACGTCGTTCCCGGCGACTTTCAGATTCGAATCGCGGCGACGGGCTTCGTGACGCAAACATCCTCTGGAATCTTGCATTCCGGGGAGGTCTACATTGCTCCGCGGAACCCGTTGGTTCCCGCCGTCCACGTTGAAGTACAGGTTGGAGGCTCGCCCGCCGAAATAGCAGAAGAGCAGATCAAGGTCCAGGAAAAGCAGCGCGTGCTCGGCTTCGTTCCCAACTTCTATGTCAGCTATATCCCCGATGCAGTTCCTCTCAACCCCAAGCAAAAATTCGAGCTGGCCTGGAAGACGACCATTGATCCAGTCAACTTCGCCCTGACTGGGGCGGTTGCCGGAGTTGAGCAGGCCGATGGCCGTCTCCGGGGATATGGGCAAGGCGCACAAGGTTATGGAAAGCGCTTCGGCGCATCCTATGCTGACAGTGTTACAGCCACGTTCATCGGGGCTGCCATACTGCCATCGCTCCTGAAACAGGATCCGCGTTATTTCTACAGGGGAACTGGCAGTACGCGATCACGAATCTGGTATGCCATCTCGCGTTCCGTGATCTGCAAGGGCGACAACCAACAGTGGCAACCTAATTACTCGGGGATTCTCGGGAACCTCGCCTCGGGCGGTATCTCAAATCTCTACTATCCAAAGACAGATCGCGGAGTAGCATTGACCTTCGAAAACGCGCTGATCAGGACCGGCTCAACTGCCGTCGCTAATCTGATTCAGGAATTTATCATCCGGAAACTGACACCGCATGCTCCAGATGCCGATCCAACAACCCTCGGAGACAGCTCCAAATTCTCAGCTCCAAGCTCCAGGGAAAAGCAATAG